The genome window ACCCAATTATTCGTTGTTCGGAGCTTTACTCAGTTGTTCATTAGATTTGATTGTGTTCTTCAGTAGGTCTCCCTTACAATAAATTTTAAGTGATGAAAGTCAGTACCAATAAGGAAGATTACCAACAGCCAAAGGATCAGTAGACAACATTCTGATATCCAGCCCAGTGACAAGGAAGAACTCTTAAGGGCAAAAGGAAACTGTGGATAATATATGCTGCTTAAGATGATAGCTAGGACtctgaaaaatatctgaaattaaaaataaataataccataCAGTATTATTGAGGAATCAGAGTTGATGCTGGTGGTAATTGTCTTCAAAGTGAATCATAGTGTTCTTGAAAAAAGTCAAGCCTTATTTTTCAGCTACtagaaatgaaaatttgaaatttacaaattattttcatttaacttaTGGGGTGATTTCTACATGCTGGAAATATCAAGAAATATTTggccggctgcagtggctcacacctgtaatcccagcactttgggaggcccaggtgggtggatcgctggaggtcaggagtccgagaccagcctggcaaacatggtgaaaccttgactctactaaaaatacaaaaattagctgggtgtggtggtgcacatctgtaatcccagctacttgggagaccgaaacaggagaatcagttgaacctgagaggttgaggttgcagtgagctgagattgtgccactactacactccaacccgggtgacagagcgaggcttcatctcaaaataataataataataataataataataattttaaaaataaatatttaaataaactctCTGTGATCACCATTATTTCTTGAATTCTATCTTATTCCACTTATTCCACATTGCTAAAAGATCCCTCAATTTCTGACTGAAGTTTAAAGAGATACATCACAACTAGATATCCGAGTCCAAGGAAGAGACAGGAAGACCTCAGTGGTACTGACAGGCAATAGCAAAGTCATTCAAAAGACAAAGATTTTGGCTGGGCGCTgggcctcacgcctgtaatcccagcactttgggaggcggaggccaaggcaggtggataacgaggtcaggagatggagatcatcacggctaatatggtgaaaccccacctgtaccaaaaatacaaaaaattagccgggcgtagtgacaGGCACCAcaatcagctacttgggaggctgaggcaggggaatcgcttgaacccaggaggcggaggttgcagtgagccaagatgctgccactctgccactgcactccaacctgggcgacagagcgagactccgtatcaaagaaaaaaaaaaaaaaagacaaagattttaaggccatagagaagaaaaatttaagcAGCAAGGCATCAAAAGCAAAAGTCTAGTTCAAAATGATTATTAATATCTGCTTTGAACGTGGAAGAATGGAAGAGAGGAGTCAAAGTACAGTAGTTACACTCTTTTATTGAGGTTAGTAGCTAACCAACAATTTGTTCCTGATATATCTAGATGAGCCAGTGAGACAATTAAAAGTAATAAGAGGGAAGAATAATACCAGAGTAAaatcaaataggaagaaagtGATAGGCGTATTTACACTAATAGAAATAGAGTTCGTCAGTTAGTGGAAACTGGTGACAACAGCAGAGAAAACTCTGGAGAGCTATAAACTGCATAAAATCAAGTGCATTGGAAGTTACAGAAAATACGCAAGAACAATGGGAAAAGGGGAAGTCCGGAGTGTGGGGGAGGGGCGGCGTGGAGAATAAAGGATGTGACGTCACTGAGATAACTAACTCTGCTCTTAGCAACTCTGTTAGCAACGCTGTTTTTCTTCCTCCGAAACAACAGGTGAGACTTCCCCTTGGAGACTTGCCCATGCTTTCTAAAGTGGCTCTCCCAAACCTACCTTTGTCCTAACTTAGTTGTCTGTGATTCTCAATACAGTAAAGATAAGCCTCTTTGAATATGGAGGCCGCTGCGGACGGCCCGGCCGAGACCCGAAGCCGGGTGGAAAAAGACAGCCGGCGGGCAAAAAAAGACAGCCCGGCGAAGACCCAAAGCCCAGCCCAAGACACCTCAATCATGTTGAGAAATAACGCAGATACAGGCAAAGTTCCTGCCTTACCAGAGCACAAGAAGAAGCGCAAGGGATACTTGCCAGCAGAGTCCGTTAAGATCCTCCGTGACTGGATGTATAAGCATCGGTTTAGGGCCTACCCTTCAGAAGCGGAGAAGCGAATGCTGTCAAAGAAGACCAATTTGTCTTTGTCGCAGATTTCTAACTGGTTCATCAATGCTCGCAGACGCATTCTCCCGGATATGCTGCAACGGCGTGGAAACGACCCCATTGTTGGCCACAAAACGGGCAAAGATGCCCATGCCACCCACCTGCGGAGCACCGATGCGTCTGTGCCGGCCAAGTCAGGGCCCCGTGGTTCAGACAATGTACAAAGCCTGCCCCTGCGGTCCTCGCCAAAAGGCCAGATGTCAGGAGAGAAGATACCAGAGCCAGGGTCGGCCCCTAGCCAGAAGCTCACCATGATAGCCCAACCAAAGAAAAAGGTCAAGGTTTCTAACATCACGTCCTTGTCTTCTCCAGAACCTGTGTCAACAGAGGAGTACGCCGACTTCAGCAGCTTCCAGCTGCTAGTCGATGCAGCGGTACAAAGGGCTGCCGAGCTGGAGCTAGAGAAGAAGCAAGAGTCTAATCCATGATTGATGATGTCCCAAAAACCCAAGTAGTCAGTCCCTTATCTACTGTGGTAAACCTGTTTATGTTCACCCTAACTTATTTGTATACTTACCTTTTATAGAGCATCTTTCTTTCTAGTGGTTTTATGAGAACCAATCTTAATTATTGGGACTAAATTCTGTCAGATATTTCAGTGTTTCCAGGTGAAAGACATTAAGGTGCCATCATGATGAACACTGTAGCAAAGATCTCTTACTCTCCATCCCCCTGGATTTGAATTCTTTAGACCGTCAGACTAATACATCTGAGATTAAACATCAAGCTGAGATTTCAGAGACAAATGTTTTTGGCTTTCTAGTCAACTTTCTTAATCCCAGGGTTGCTACATATAGTAAGTcacccctctttctccctctctgtaaTCTTCCCTGTTTATTAGTATGAATCATAGAAAAGAAAGCCTCTATAAAAATGGCTATAACATCCCTCATTTTATTGTTGGAGTTTTCTGAAGCTTTCAACTCTTATGTTCCTCTTTGTGCAATTTATTGGCCAGTTTGGAAGAAGTAGTGATTCTTTGCAGGGGGTTGACTTTGAGAGCCGAAGTACAGTAAATTCATGAACATTTTCTTGGATAAAGGTGAACTCTTCCTGCTTTGAGCAGTGAAAAGTCTGAGTAAAGGTAAGAAAATTCcaaatgttaattttatcttattgGTTGTTGGTTAGTTGGTTTTAGAGAatactttttattgattttaatcatcaaagtaaaaacataacaaaaaatagcaaaaaaaaaaaaaaaaaaaaaaaaacctgataaaaAAATTCCCTTGAAGAAACCAAAGgaagacaatttaaaaagaaagaaaagtaatcaaTATAGAACATGTCAGCAAAAAATAAAGTAGTTCCGGGTAttctattattttgcttttatctttttaatacatttatgtatttttccttttaaaattattggtttGGTAAAGATTGGGGTAGGAATGTTAAAAGCTTCAGACCCGTCCTGTGTGAGTAATCCTATTGTCTTATAAAGGCAGCTTTTTCACAAGTACAGGCAGATTTTCACTAGGATAGGAACAGAAAGATACTACCCCAGAGAGCTGTAATTTTACTTCTCTGCTTTTAGGGAGCTAAAACCTGAGGAATCTGGGGCTATAAATTGGACTCTAGCCTGATTCTGATTCTGCTCTAATGTGAAACAGATCATGATTTTTCTACTTCTGGGACccattttttatattgttatcAAATTATTGgcaattttaaatataagataCTGTATCTTCTTCAGGCATCTTAACAAACAATACTCATGAGTTATTACTGTACTTATTATAAGTTTCCATATTACCAGAAAGGAAACAGGCCCACATTCCCAAACTGCTGTTTCTGAAATAAAGTAGGAAGGAGTTGAGGTTTCTAA of Macaca fascicularis isolate 582-1 chromosome X, T2T-MFA8v1.1 contains these proteins:
- the TGIF2LX gene encoding homeobox protein TGIF2LX is translated as MEAAADGPAETRSRVEKDSRRAKKDSPAKTQSPAQDTSIMLRNNADTGKVPALPEHKKKRKGYLPAESVKILRDWMYKHRFRAYPSEAEKRMLSKKTNLSLSQISNWFINARRRILPDMLQRRGNDPIVGHKTGKDAHATHLRSTDASVPAKSGPRGSDNVQSLPLRSSPKGQMSGEKIPEPGSAPSQKLTMIAQPKKKVKVSNITSLSSPEPVSTEEYADFSSFQLLVDAAVQRAAELELEKKQESNP